The Eleftheria terrae genome has a window encoding:
- a CDS encoding SET domain-containing protein-lysine N-methyltransferase yields MSTLTIVESTATAEGLYPNADLDPCEGYPATSEFEVVQTQDGRGAGIRSLRAFRRAEMMARVSGQLLGSRRLHTLQINPQSHLHDPHFCGLLLHSCDPNTRLDMVSFELWALRDIRPGELLTMDYASTEDILMRQFACRCGAPSCRGWITGAKERPNEEGQALLGRLKAMEPA; encoded by the coding sequence ATGAGCACATTGACCATCGTCGAGTCGACGGCCACTGCCGAAGGGCTGTATCCCAATGCCGACCTCGATCCCTGCGAAGGCTATCCCGCCACCAGTGAGTTCGAGGTGGTTCAGACCCAGGACGGCCGTGGCGCCGGCATCCGCAGCCTGCGCGCCTTCCGGCGCGCCGAGATGATGGCCCGCGTGTCGGGCCAGCTGCTGGGGTCGCGCCGGCTGCACACGCTGCAGATCAACCCGCAGTCGCACCTGCACGACCCGCATTTCTGCGGCCTGCTGCTGCACTCGTGCGACCCCAACACCCGGCTCGACATGGTGAGCTTCGAGCTGTGGGCGCTGCGCGACATCCGGCCCGGCGAGCTGCTGACGATGGACTACGCCTCGACCGAGGACATCCTGATGCGCCAGTTCGCCTGCCGCTGCGGCGCGCCCAGCTGCCGTGGCTGGATCACCGGCGCCAAGGAGCGCCCCAACGAGGAAGGCCAGGCCCTGCTGGGCCGGCTGAAGGCGATGGAGCCGGCCTGA
- a CDS encoding TauD/TfdA family dioxygenase codes for MQGFVELNERSDRMVPVRGRRYLAGSDSEQVPLAVPMANERLLSLRAEQRLQTPQEAAAACRPLIDARLAETGALRLSGLPLRERADFDAFMAALGYAPHSYAGGIAVRARESGMALVASQEDARITMAPHNEMAYLPDVPAKVFFFCEQAAPHGGEVPINDIRDSVRHIPDEVLSEFAERGIRYHRHLPRESTPTQVGWMETYGVPDAAALDALMQAQGLEHRWATRQAVMISQLRPAFRADPDGGAPLWFNQVTELHSSYWRNHPLFPSDAPEHSYPATTSYGDGEPIDPQLITSLRAALWQTASAVRMAPGDVLVLDNLHIQHGRFAYEGPRRHLVSITA; via the coding sequence GTGCAAGGTTTTGTCGAGCTGAACGAGCGCAGCGACCGGATGGTGCCGGTGCGCGGGCGCCGCTATCTGGCCGGCTCGGACAGCGAGCAGGTGCCGCTGGCCGTGCCGATGGCGAACGAGCGCCTGCTGAGCCTGCGGGCCGAGCAGCGCCTGCAGACGCCGCAGGAGGCGGCCGCCGCCTGCCGGCCGCTGATCGACGCGCGGCTGGCCGAGACCGGCGCGTTGCGCCTGTCGGGCCTGCCGCTGCGCGAGCGCGCGGACTTCGATGCCTTCATGGCTGCGCTCGGCTATGCGCCGCACAGCTATGCGGGCGGCATCGCGGTGCGGGCCCGCGAGAGCGGCATGGCGCTGGTGGCCAGCCAGGAGGATGCGCGCATCACCATGGCACCGCACAATGAGATGGCCTACCTGCCGGACGTGCCGGCCAAGGTCTTCTTCTTCTGCGAGCAGGCGGCGCCGCACGGCGGCGAGGTGCCGATCAACGACATCCGCGACAGCGTGCGACACATCCCGGATGAGGTGCTCAGCGAATTCGCCGAGCGCGGCATCCGCTACCACCGCCACCTGCCGCGCGAGTCCACCCCCACCCAGGTGGGCTGGATGGAAACCTACGGCGTGCCGGATGCGGCGGCACTCGACGCCCTGATGCAGGCGCAAGGCCTGGAGCACCGCTGGGCGACCCGCCAGGCGGTGATGATCAGCCAGCTGCGGCCCGCCTTCCGGGCCGACCCGGATGGCGGCGCGCCCCTGTGGTTCAACCAGGTGACCGAGCTGCACAGCTCCTACTGGCGCAACCACCCGCTGTTCCCGAGCGACGCGCCCGAGCACAGCTACCCGGCCACCACCTCGTATGGCGACGGCGAGCCGATCGACCCGCAGCTCATCACCTCGCTGCGGGCGGCGCTGTGGCAGACCGCCAGCGCGGTACGCATGGCGCCGGGCGATGTCCTGGTGCTCGACAACCTGCACATCCAGCACGGCCGCTTCGCCTATGAGGGCCCGCGCCGCCACCTGGTCAGCATCACCGCATGA